Within Coleofasciculus sp. FACHB-T130, the genomic segment GGGAACCGATGCCAGTCGTTATTATCAACTCTGTTGACCTAACAGCTTGATTTGGCGTAGCTTGCCGTTGACTCCTCTTTCAAAAAATCTCTTTGACTCTACCCAGAACCTGCAGAATGTAGGTAAAAAGACTATCTATCCTGACCTCTCAAACCATTTATCAACTGAAATACCAATGGCTTTCTGAGTACTTGATTGAGGAACTCAAACACCCCTCTATTCCCGTGCGGCTTGTTTGACCTTTACTCTATATCTAGTGTCTTTGCGTAAGTCCTGAACTGTTAGGCGGCTTCTCGCTGTAATTCCCACCTCCAAACCAAACCGTCCTCTGGGTCTACCACCTCACCGATACACTCAAATCCACACTTCGCAAGTACCCGCATCGAAGCGTTGTTCTCCGCCCATGTGTGGGCACGAACTAGACGGACTTGCCCACTGCGGAACGCAAAATTGACCAGCGCCCTAGCTGCCTCCGTGGCATACCCGCGCCCTTGATACTCCGGGTCTACTCCGTAAGCAATCTCAACGACTCCTCCTTGGTCTGGCTGGGGGACCCTTGTACGCGCAGCTCCCGATGACGGCACTGCTAGCCCGCTCCACTAAGGAGAATCCATGCGTCCACGGGTCTGCCGCTGTCGAGGCGCAAACCCGCGCCAGCCAATCGGGTGAGATTTCCGCCTTATCAGCAGGACTCAGGGACTCGACCCAGGCGAGGATTTCCTCAGTCGATTGGAGAATCAGCTTGAGACTCTCCGTTTGAATTACCACTTCACTCATAAAATCGGGCGATCGCATTCAGTTGAAAGATAGAATGCGATCGCGGAATGTTCTGGTGCAGCATGGTTGTTAGGCAG encodes:
- a CDS encoding GNAT family N-acetyltransferase, which encodes MPSSGAARTRVPQPDQGGVVEIAYGVDPEYQGRGYATEAARALVNFAFRSGQVRLVRAHTWAENNASMRVLAKCGFECIGEVVDPEDGLVWRWELQREAA